The Candidatus Bathyarchaeota archaeon genome includes the window TGCACCTGCGATTAGAATACATATGCCTAAACGGGTAAAGTTTATTCGCGTACTTCAAACCTCCTAGTAAAATACAAGTACATTGGTATCAGAAACATTAGTGCGTAAACAATGGCTAAAACAATAAAATTCCACGCAGGCAAAGTAGCCTCAAGCGTCATTGGTAGATATTGTGTACCAAGTATCCGACCTAACGATATCAACGGCGCTTTGAATGGCGTAAGAACGAGGTACTCTGCTAGGCTCCCAATCGCTTCAGCCTTTAGTTGGGTTATGAACCAAGCAAAAAAAGTAATTGCCATAATGGCGAGTGCGGAAGGAATCGTTTTTCTTATCGTCAACGCAACTAATGTTGCCAATCCACCGCAAAACATGAACATAAGAAGCATAAACGGCAGAGCCTCACCCATGAGCCCAAGTATGGTAAGTGTTGCGGTAGCATCAGAGTAATAGTTCAAAAATATAACTAAACTGTTAATTCCCCAAGCCAAAAGTGCCAAAGGGAGCACTACCGCAAAAAACTTGACTATAAATATTGAAAAACGTGATACAGGCGAAGACAACAAAGTCTGTATTAGTCCCTGTTCATAATCTCTTGCAAAGGATAACGAAATTAAAATACCGCATAGCAAGCCCAAAAATAATATTTGTTGATTCAAAACCGATGAAAGGGATTCTGCTATATCGGAAACAAACGTCGCTTGGAAATCAGGTTGTATAACTATCTGTTGAACTGTTTGGACGCTACTGATAGATATTAAAGCGATTAAACCTACAGCTAATTCAAGAATTGGAAAACCCCAAACCTTTCGGATTTCAGCTCTAAACAATTCTATGTCTGTTTTAAAAAATGTCAGGTTCATAAATTAGCCTCCTTTAACAGCCACCCTAAACAAGGACTCTAAATCATTTCCTGTAGCCTTAACCTCCTCAAGAGATGCGTTAGTTTGAGCTACAAGCGCAGGCAAACGCAACTTAAATTCTGTAGCATCCTTTACAACTACAAACACATTACCACCATCTAACGACACCTCTTTGATACAATCTTCACCCTTTAGTAACTCAACAAGAGGGGCTACAGGCTGAACTTTAACCACAAAGACTTGAGACGTAACTTCACTAAGCAACTGCTTTAGCGTTCCCTGCCGTATCGCCTTTCCTTTATGCATAAGAACAACATGTTCGCAAACTCTTTCTAGTTCAGGCAAGATATGACTTGAAATTAGAAAAGAAAAGCCTTCTTTTTTAAGCGTATTTATTATCTCAATTACCTGTACCCGTCCTAACGGATCAAGATTTGAGGTAGGCTCGTCAAGAATAACAAGGTCAGGTTTACCTAAAAGTGCGTGAGCAAGTCCAATTCTCTGCCGCATACCTGCTGAATAGCCTCTGATGCGTCTATGCTGGGCTTCGTTGTCTAGTTCAACAAGCTTTAGAACTTGCTTGCTTTCGCCAAGAGGGTCTGCGAGTCCTTTTAGTTTAGCCATTAACTTGAGATGCTCAAGCCCAGTGAGGTGATCGTAGAATGCTACTTTCTCATACAAGATACCTATTCGCTGTCTAATTTTTAGCGATTGTTTCCAGCAGTCAAGCCCAAACATCTCTGCTTTACCTGCGTTAGCCTTGATTAAACCGAGGCTTAGCTTGATAGCGGTTGTTTTGCCTGCGCCGTTTGGTCCTATTAAGCCATTGATTCCTTTGTATACTTTAAAGTTA containing:
- a CDS encoding ABC transporter permease, which encodes MNLTFFKTDIELFRAEIRKVWGFPILELAVGLIALISISSVQTVQQIVIQPDFQATFVSDIAESLSSVLNQQILFLGLLCGILISLSFARDYEQGLIQTLLSSPVSRFSIFIVKFFAVVLPLALLAWGINSLVIFLNYYSDATATLTILGLMGEALPFMLLMFMFCGGLATLVALTIRKTIPSALAIMAITFFAWFITQLKAEAIGSLAEYLVLTPFKAPLISLGRILGTQYLPMTLEATLPAWNFIVLAIVYALMFLIPMYLYFTRRFEVRE
- a CDS encoding ABC transporter ATP-binding protein produces the protein MTKRFNNTEALSGLNFKVYKGINGLIGPNGAGKTTAIKLSLGLIKANAGKAEMFGLDCWKQSLKIRQRIGILYEKVAFYDHLTGLEHLKLMAKLKGLADPLGESKQVLKLVELDNEAQHRRIRGYSAGMRQRIGLAHALLGKPDLVILDEPTSNLDPLGRVQVIEIINTLKKEGFSFLISSHILPELERVCEHVVLMHKGKAIRQGTLKQLLSEVTSQVFVVKVQPVAPLVELLKGEDCIKEVSLDGGNVFVVVKDATEFKLRLPALVAQTNASLEEVKATGNDLESLFRVAVKGG